A single window of Methanomassiliicoccaceae archaeon DNA harbors:
- the aroA gene encoding 3-phosphoshikimate 1-carboxyvinyltransferase gives MLEFRGGHVEGGVSPPPSKSHTHRAFFIAALAEGPSEIHGPLLSDDTKATLRAVRSIGASAEDVTGGVKVTGGNLHAPVGTIDVANSGTTMRIFSGIASIFDSRVTITGDESIRKRPMGPLLDALSSMGVSCTSNNGLPPVTIEGPNRGGSVKIEGNISSQFVSSLMIASPMLERDTEIEIRNELVSAPYVRITESMMQHFGAEVLVSKNAIHIGAGGYRSKDYKVPADFSSAAFPLVAGALGGKVTASGLDMGDPQGDKRIVDILEEVGADVSSGNGSVTVGTGRLEAADINMGPTPDLFPVIAVLLSTAKGTSRLYGAPQLRFKESDRIVSTVKMLRALGADAEETEDGCIIRGKDILEGGTVDHLDDHRIMMSAAVASLVCRGPVYMSDTGCEAVSYPEFIAQMITLGMDVRK, from the coding sequence GTGCTGGAGTTCAGAGGCGGACACGTGGAGGGCGGAGTGTCTCCTCCACCTTCAAAGAGCCATACGCACAGGGCGTTTTTTATCGCAGCTTTGGCCGAAGGTCCGAGCGAGATCCACGGTCCGTTGCTGTCCGATGATACCAAGGCCACGCTGAGGGCCGTACGTTCCATCGGTGCATCGGCAGAGGATGTGACGGGCGGAGTAAAGGTCACAGGAGGAAATCTGCATGCGCCCGTCGGAACGATCGATGTTGCCAATTCCGGGACTACCATGCGCATATTCTCCGGAATCGCATCGATATTCGATTCTCGGGTGACGATAACCGGAGACGAATCCATAAGGAAGAGGCCGATGGGACCGCTCCTAGATGCGCTAAGCTCTATGGGCGTTTCGTGCACGTCGAACAACGGCCTCCCGCCGGTAACCATAGAAGGGCCGAATCGCGGAGGTAGCGTGAAGATAGAAGGCAACATCAGCTCCCAGTTTGTATCGTCATTGATGATAGCCTCTCCAATGCTGGAGAGGGACACGGAGATAGAGATCAGGAACGAGCTCGTGTCAGCACCATACGTAAGGATAACCGAATCCATGATGCAGCATTTCGGTGCGGAAGTCCTTGTTTCGAAAAATGCCATACACATAGGCGCTGGAGGGTACAGGTCTAAAGATTACAAAGTGCCAGCCGACTTTTCTTCGGCCGCGTTCCCTTTGGTCGCAGGCGCTCTGGGCGGAAAGGTCACCGCTTCGGGCCTCGACATGGGGGACCCGCAGGGCGACAAGCGCATCGTGGACATCCTGGAGGAAGTGGGAGCGGATGTTTCAAGCGGGAACGGCTCGGTAACTGTCGGAACCGGCAGGCTCGAGGCCGCCGACATCAATATGGGCCCCACTCCGGACCTGTTCCCGGTGATCGCCGTGCTCCTAAGTACGGCCAAGGGTACCAGCAGGCTTTACGGTGCACCTCAGCTCAGATTCAAAGAGAGCGACCGTATCGTTTCCACGGTGAAGATGCTGAGGGCGCTAGGTGCAGACGCCGAAGAGACCGAGGACGGTTGCATCATAAGGGGAAAAGATATCTTGGAAGGGGGAACAGTCGACCATTTGGACGACCATAGGATAATGATGTCCGCGGCGGTAGCTTCGCTTGTATGCAGAGGCCCGGTATACATGTCGGATACTGGATGCGAAGCCGTGTCCTATCCCGAATTTATAGCCCAGATGATAACTCTGGGCATGGATGTCAGGAAGTAA
- a CDS encoding ribosomal biogenesis protein yields MAILVTKWFGVFLCDEKSERVMDSIPMPKDPDENAEKLALIQRGNILQEERDLAAKAGRVAVSERRQSELGRPEMYDSSFIKPEKYGFTPEMMHEVMIRLGKLRTSEPVPRDRNLVQAIRYMDSLYETCNLIDERLHEWYGMHFPELADMSSDRKYSDLIARHGEREGILEELGSDVQSMGADFESADMDAVRALAQNLSDMYEERERTEEYIESIVKITCPNMCALLGGPLAARLISLAGGLERLSSLPSSTVQLLGAEKAMFRHLRSGKNPPKHGAIYQNPSVHRAPYWQRGKIARSLAGKTLTAAKIDNYKGEFRGDRLAEEFNARVDDIKRRYPEAPKKKKQNVSGNKRRRKPKNSAR; encoded by the coding sequence TTGGCGATACTGGTCACTAAATGGTTCGGAGTGTTTCTATGCGACGAGAAATCCGAAAGAGTTATGGACAGCATACCGATGCCGAAAGACCCGGACGAGAACGCCGAGAAACTGGCGCTCATCCAGAGAGGTAATATTCTGCAGGAGGAGAGGGACCTTGCCGCCAAGGCCGGGAGGGTCGCCGTATCTGAGAGAAGGCAGTCCGAGCTCGGAAGGCCGGAGATGTACGACTCGTCTTTCATTAAACCCGAGAAATACGGGTTCACGCCAGAAATGATGCACGAAGTGATGATACGCCTCGGAAAACTGAGGACGTCGGAACCCGTGCCCAGGGACAGGAACCTCGTCCAGGCCATCCGATATATGGACAGCCTGTATGAAACATGCAACCTGATCGACGAGAGGCTTCATGAATGGTACGGGATGCATTTCCCGGAGCTTGCTGACATGTCGAGCGACAGAAAATACTCGGACCTGATAGCCAGGCATGGCGAGAGGGAGGGGATCCTGGAAGAACTCGGTTCGGACGTCCAGTCCATGGGCGCCGATTTCGAATCTGCCGACATGGACGCAGTCAGAGCTCTCGCACAGAATCTTTCGGACATGTACGAAGAGAGGGAAAGGACAGAGGAATATATCGAATCTATCGTGAAGATTACCTGCCCCAACATGTGCGCCCTGCTCGGCGGACCGTTGGCCGCGAGACTGATTTCGCTCGCCGGGGGATTGGAGAGGCTCTCTTCGCTTCCATCGTCCACAGTACAGCTTTTGGGTGCGGAAAAGGCGATGTTCAGGCATCTGAGGTCTGGAAAAAACCCGCCGAAACACGGTGCGATCTACCAGAACCCGTCCGTCCACAGGGCCCCCTATTGGCAGAGAGGCAAAATAGCCAGATCTCTGGCGGGAAAGACGCTGACCGCGGCAAAGATCGATAATTACAAGGGAGAATTCCGCGGCGACCGGCTCGCTGAAGAGTTTAATGCCCGCGTAGATGATATCAAGCGCAGATATCCGGAAGCTCCGAAGAAAAAGAAACAGAATGTGTCTGGCAACAAGAGGAGACGCAAACCTAAAAATTCTGCTCGCTGA
- a CDS encoding class II aldolase/adducin family protein, which translates to MNERFGRELLVRFCKMLYDRQITVSAGGNMSLMIGDSEVLITPSGRNKGLIEPEDLILMGTDGSVISDGKPSIENKMHLALYNLNPETKAVVHCHPLYCTSIAVKGKNLKTELTPEGVILLGKVPMVPYFTPGSQELVDAVAAHHESKAILMARHGAITQGKTIEEAYNRMEELEFQAKLQMITGRAKILPSSEIEKLSRM; encoded by the coding sequence GTGAACGAGCGATTCGGACGCGAACTTCTCGTACGTTTCTGCAAGATGCTGTACGACAGGCAGATTACTGTCTCTGCGGGCGGCAACATGAGCCTGATGATCGGCGACAGCGAGGTTCTCATTACGCCCAGCGGAAGGAACAAAGGACTGATTGAGCCAGAAGACCTGATACTTATGGGAACCGACGGTTCCGTGATATCCGATGGAAAACCATCCATTGAAAACAAAATGCATCTGGCACTTTACAATCTGAACCCAGAGACAAAAGCCGTGGTCCATTGTCACCCCTTGTACTGCACATCTATCGCAGTAAAGGGAAAGAATCTCAAAACGGAACTCACGCCCGAAGGCGTAATCCTCCTGGGAAAGGTTCCCATGGTCCCTTACTTCACCCCCGGGTCCCAGGAACTGGTCGACGCCGTTGCCGCACACCATGAATCCAAGGCCATCCTCATGGCCCGCCACGGGGCCATAACCCAGGGAAAGACAATCGAAGAAGCTTACAACAGAATGGAAGAACTGGAATTCCAGGCCAAGCTGCAGATGATCACGGGCAGAGCCAAAATCCTTCCGTCCTCCGAGATCGAAAAACTGTCCAGGATGTGA
- the mtnA gene encoding S-methyl-5-thioribose-1-phosphate isomerase yields the protein MKVRCSSGEKDIRAVWFEDGKVVMIEQRKLPGSLEFVYFDDYREVAEAIRNMTVRGAPSIGASAAYAMCLASLKEEDLDSAVKNIKSARPTANDLFYAVDYMYEALAGGSDPVEAAEAYAQSMVDKCTAIGRFGEPLIRDGAKIMTHCNAGALATVDVGTALAPMRAARDAGKKFFVYVSETRPRLQGMQLTAWELVQEGIEHAIMPDGASAHYMSKGVDLIITGADRIAANGDFANKIGTLDKAIAANHYGIPFYVAAPVSTFDFSTKTGEDIVIEERDEREVTEIGGLRIAPEGSRALNPAFDVTPADLVSGFITEEGILRPDEIKKVLK from the coding sequence ATGAAGGTTAGATGCAGTTCCGGAGAGAAGGACATCCGCGCGGTCTGGTTCGAGGATGGCAAGGTCGTGATGATCGAGCAGAGAAAGCTTCCTGGGAGCCTCGAGTTCGTATACTTCGATGATTACAGGGAGGTTGCGGAGGCCATCCGGAACATGACCGTAAGAGGGGCTCCCTCGATCGGAGCCTCTGCCGCATACGCAATGTGCCTCGCCTCTCTGAAGGAGGAGGATCTGGATAGCGCTGTAAAGAACATAAAATCCGCCAGACCGACAGCGAACGACCTGTTCTACGCCGTAGATTATATGTATGAAGCTCTGGCCGGCGGGTCCGACCCTGTCGAGGCCGCAGAAGCATATGCACAGTCGATGGTGGATAAATGCACGGCAATAGGAAGGTTCGGCGAGCCGCTGATCAGGGACGGAGCAAAGATCATGACGCACTGCAACGCCGGTGCGCTTGCAACGGTGGACGTGGGCACGGCTCTCGCACCCATGCGTGCCGCCCGCGATGCAGGAAAGAAGTTCTTTGTCTATGTGTCCGAGACCCGCCCGCGCCTTCAGGGCATGCAGCTTACAGCATGGGAACTCGTGCAAGAAGGCATAGAGCATGCGATAATGCCCGACGGAGCTTCTGCCCATTATATGTCGAAGGGCGTCGACCTGATAATAACCGGTGCCGACAGAATTGCGGCCAACGGCGACTTTGCAAACAAGATAGGGACGTTGGACAAGGCCATCGCGGCGAACCATTACGGAATACCGTTCTATGTTGCCGCCCCTGTTTCAACATTCGACTTTTCAACAAAGACCGGAGAAGACATTGTCATAGAGGAAAGAGACGAGAGGGAAGTCACCGAGATCGGCGGCTTAAGGATCGCGCCCGAGGGATCAAGGGCGCTCAATCCAGCCTTCGACGTGACACCGGCCGACCTTGTGTCCGGATTCATAACCGAAGAAGGCATTTTAAGGCCTGACGAAATAAAGAAGGTGCTTAAGTGA
- a CDS encoding winged helix-turn-helix domain-containing protein, with the protein MMSDTMAGEFVLYHTGKGLVHISNGVRVRILDELSKRNLSLTEMVEITGKAQSTLSVHLDSMVKEGVITSREDPDDNRRKTYSISSVRLAETKSPDSESLAKSKEIFADMADEPESISNYMVSFLYVAMDSVGLSLGPMSKIMGSVHAQAIGGRFQKGPIEEVIDDIRKYYSFANMGKVTVFSFNPLTLIIDSELNVSKGAAETMGMYAVGYFAKALEMVYGMSFTVVSSEVFGPENNYFRFVLDNKAP; encoded by the coding sequence ATGATGAGCGATACTATGGCGGGGGAGTTTGTCCTATACCACACAGGTAAAGGGCTGGTTCATATTTCCAACGGCGTTCGGGTGCGCATCCTGGACGAACTTTCAAAACGGAATCTTTCGCTGACAGAAATGGTGGAGATAACGGGCAAGGCGCAGTCCACTCTCTCGGTGCATCTGGACAGCATGGTGAAGGAAGGCGTGATCACATCCAGGGAGGACCCGGACGACAACCGAAGGAAAACGTATTCCATCTCGTCCGTGCGTCTTGCCGAGACCAAATCTCCCGATTCGGAATCGCTCGCGAAGTCGAAGGAGATCTTCGCCGATATGGCGGACGAACCCGAGAGCATCAGCAACTACATGGTGAGTTTCCTGTATGTGGCGATGGACAGCGTGGGGCTGTCCTTGGGCCCCATGTCGAAGATAATGGGGAGCGTGCACGCACAGGCCATCGGCGGAAGGTTTCAGAAAGGCCCGATCGAAGAGGTCATAGACGATATCCGCAAATATTATTCCTTTGCAAACATGGGCAAGGTCACTGTATTCTCTTTCAATCCGCTGACGCTGATCATCGATTCCGAATTAAATGTCAGCAAGGGGGCCGCCGAAACTATGGGAATGTATGCCGTTGGCTATTTCGCCAAGGCGCTGGAGATGGTGTACGGGATGTCTTTCACGGTGGTCTCGAGCGAAGTGTTTGGGCCGGAGAACAATTATTTTAGATTCGTCCTCGACAATAAAGCCCCGTAA
- a CDS encoding dihydrofolate reductase family protein, with protein sequence MRPYIQINCAMSADGKIAGSDRRQVMISSSDDKKRAKGLRKEFDAILVGVGTVISDDPHLTVKDLDYDTNPIRIVLDPHGRTPDSAMVLDERAPTVMVTLDSCDREWDCEETIRTGADDIDLGDLMEQLYEMGIDRLLVEGGGETISSFFRAGIVDRYTVFVGGLIIGGRESPTPADGDGWVADGGIALTLEKSETFGNGVLLDFAVAKKS encoded by the coding sequence ATGAGACCGTACATACAGATTAATTGCGCCATGTCGGCAGATGGAAAAATAGCGGGCAGCGACCGCAGGCAGGTTATGATCTCTTCGTCCGATGACAAAAAACGCGCTAAGGGCCTCCGTAAGGAGTTCGATGCCATTCTCGTCGGAGTGGGCACGGTCATATCGGACGACCCGCACCTTACGGTCAAAGACCTGGACTATGACACGAATCCTATCAGGATCGTGCTGGACCCCCACGGGAGGACTCCCGATTCGGCGATGGTGTTGGATGAAAGGGCTCCGACGGTCATGGTCACGCTCGATTCGTGCGATCGCGAATGGGACTGCGAAGAGACGATCCGCACAGGCGCTGACGATATAGACCTCGGGGACCTGATGGAACAACTCTACGAAATGGGAATCGATAGGTTGCTCGTCGAGGGTGGCGGAGAGACCATATCATCGTTCTTCCGCGCGGGCATAGTGGACCGCTACACGGTATTCGTAGGCGGACTCATCATCGGAGGGCGGGAATCGCCGACGCCCGCGGACGGCGACGGATGGGTTGCGGACGGCGGAATAGCTCTGACCCTCGAAAAAAGCGAGACCTTTGGCAACGGGGTCCTGCTGGACTTCGCCGTAGCCAAGAAATCCTGA
- the rtcA gene encoding RNA 3'-terminal phosphate cyclase has translation MLEIDSSRGEGGGQMVRTSVALSAVTGITAHLTRIRENRPTNGLSKQHCAAISAVAEMTGSQVEGNFTGSSELIFRPGTEQKDSIALNIGTAGSITLVLQAILLAARNHREGVTVDIRGGTNVLWAPPIDSYQQVLFPLLDRMGVHTRVEIEERGFYPRGGGHVIATLDPIGNIAPMNLDGLGELVSIQGICFAQNLSDHISREMVRSCVRVLKPIADAEIEMQITHGDSRGAGICLVADFENGKLGSNALTTREYSAEKTGEDAANDLIQEIQSGATVDVHTADQLLPYMAMAEGRSSFKVSKISRHLLSQMDTLESFLDVRFGVERRDEIYHFSVNPGTKNETVHTD, from the coding sequence ATGTTGGAGATTGACAGTTCAAGGGGAGAAGGCGGCGGACAGATGGTCCGTACCTCGGTCGCCCTTTCCGCCGTCACCGGCATTACGGCGCACCTTACCAGGATCAGGGAGAATCGCCCCACCAACGGATTGTCCAAACAGCACTGCGCCGCAATAAGCGCCGTCGCAGAGATGACCGGCTCTCAGGTCGAAGGGAATTTCACCGGATCCTCCGAGCTTATTTTCAGGCCGGGGACCGAACAGAAAGACAGTATCGCTCTGAACATAGGTACCGCAGGCAGCATCACTCTGGTCCTTCAGGCCATTTTACTTGCGGCCAGGAATCACAGGGAAGGAGTAACGGTCGACATAAGGGGAGGGACCAACGTACTCTGGGCGCCGCCCATTGACAGCTATCAGCAGGTCCTCTTTCCGTTGCTGGACAGAATGGGCGTGCACACCCGGGTGGAGATAGAGGAGAGAGGATTCTACCCCAGAGGCGGAGGCCATGTCATTGCGACCCTCGACCCCATAGGAAATATCGCTCCGATGAACCTGGACGGGCTGGGCGAACTGGTATCGATACAAGGCATCTGTTTTGCTCAGAACCTTTCGGACCACATCAGCAGAGAGATGGTGCGTTCGTGCGTCAGGGTATTGAAACCGATAGCCGACGCCGAAATAGAGATGCAGATAACGCATGGAGACTCGAGGGGGGCGGGCATATGTCTTGTGGCCGACTTCGAGAACGGGAAACTCGGAAGCAACGCGCTCACCACCAGGGAATATTCGGCCGAGAAGACGGGCGAAGATGCCGCCAACGACCTGATACAGGAAATACAGAGCGGTGCGACCGTCGACGTCCACACGGCGGACCAGCTGCTCCCCTACATGGCAATGGCCGAAGGGAGAAGTTCTTTCAAGGTTTCGAAGATCAGCAGACATCTGCTGAGCCAGATGGACACTCTGGAATCCTTCCTGGACGTCAGGTTCGGAGTGGAGCGCAGAGACGAAATATATCATTTCAGCGTAAACCCGGGGACAAAAAATGAGACCGTACATACAGATTAA